Within Candidatus Methylacidiphilales bacterium, the genomic segment CCAGCTCCAGCCGTATCGCGGGCGAATGAAAACCCAAAATATCCCCGCCACCACCACGGCCCCCATCAACCATGTGCAATAAAAAAAACTACTTGGCACAATCCCATCCACAGACACCTTCCACCAAAGATAACCGACTACTGAAAAACTGACCCCCGCTATCCAAAACGCAACCGTTGCAGAAACCGTCTGATTCTGGACGGAGATGGTGCTCTCTAAGGGCTTTGATTCAATTCTTGATAGCATGTTAGCTGAATTTAGGAAAGATTAACTTGAGGACAAATTTTTCTTGTAGAAAGGGCGAGCAAATATGAATGAGATTTTCGATATAAAATAGGGTATAGTTAAAATAGCCACCAGGAAGCGTTGCCATAACTTAAATTTTGAGGGTGATACCGGAAGTTGTAGAGATGAGTAATAATAAGATTGTGATAGTGTAGGATTTGTCCATTCATTTTCCAATAAAGTTTTTCTTGAAGCTTTATAGAAAGAGGAAACATTATCGGTTCTTGTTTTCTCCCATAGGCATAAAACTGTAATCAGCCAGTATATTGTCCATGCCGAAAAGGCGGGTATCCAATCGCCCTTTATTTGTGCAATAGATGTGGCAGCCTTTTGTATATTCTTAAATGAATGGATTATTTTTTTACTTACAAGCTCATCAGGAGTTTGTTTGGCCTCGATTAGTGCATAAGTGAGGGTTGAGTGTATATAATCTTGCACACAAGGATGGGTAAAATGATAGACACAGCAATCTTCAGAATAAGGGATTCTTACTGTTCGAGAGGAATCAGTAGGACGGATATTATCGTGAATTGTGTTTTGAACCTTGACACGCCGTCGGTGAAAAAGAAACGGATAATAGCTTACATACCAGGGACTTCCATACTGATTTATGCCTAGTGAATACATTCTACGAGGAATATATACAAGGTCTATATTTTTTTCATTTTTATTGAGTAATCTTACAATACTGTGAATAAGCTTTCTAGTTGGGATTTCGGAGCATGTGAGAATGAATATCCAATCGTTTTCTGGGTATTCTATATATTCTAAAAAATTGTCATCGCCTTTGGGTGAGTATGCACGATTGATGATTTTTACTTTTTCGGAGCATGATTGAGCTACATTGGCAGTGTTGTCTGTAGAAGATTTGTTGATTACGATGATTTGGTCTGCCCATGATACTGCGCTTAGTATCGTATCAGAAATGCGATGCGCTTCATTATAAGCCGGGATTAGGCAGGATATCTTTGGCATAGATTTATGAGTTAAGTTTACCATAGAAGCCACTTCCTTTTAAGTGGTATTTCAGGCATAGTTTCAGCCTTACTTTGGTAAATCTCAGCTTCTTGATTTAGAGTGCGCCAATAGTCTATTTCCTTTTGGACTTCGATTGGATCTGATTTAAGAGGCTGGGGTGGTATAGATTTAAGTTCTGAGTCGCTTAGAAAGCCCAAGTTTCTCCTCTTTTTATCTCGATACCATAGGCCTAGAATTTCCGGAATTTCAAGAAATGGATATTTTTGCGCGATTTGACTAAAAAAAGCGTGGTCCCCTGCAGCTCTATAACGAGTGTCGAATAAACCGTGGATATCATGCAACTTTCGCTTCCATACGGGATTAGGTCCAATTTCATGTTGGTGAGGTTTTCTATTTGGATGATTTTGGTAGATTGAGTTGAAGCGAATTCTGCTTGACCATTTTTGATTGGGTATATGGTGGATGTATGAACGACAATATGCCAAGACAGCGCCTCCTTTGTCGTCCAAGAGAGCTTGGCTCATAATCTCTAGTGCATCGGGACGCAGGCGATCATCAGTATTCGAATTAGTAATCAAATCGGCTTGAGCTAAGACAATGCCACGATTCCAGGCTGAATATACTGACTCCCTTTGGTGGGTGTAGATATACGTGAAATGTGGGTAGTGTTCGAGGAACTTCAAGATAGTGAAATGCTCCTTTTCAGGAGAAGCTGTGTTGATAACTATAATTTGTAATTTTCCTTTTCTATATAAGGTTTGCTCCGTCAGATCCAGCAATTTATCGAAAATGAATCGATTTGATCTATAGACTGAAACTAATGCTGAAACAGTATAGAGTGGATTTGTTTTCGTATTTTGATCTATTGTGGGATCAGAAAGATTTGAGGAAAAAGCTTTCATTTTTGTTCCAGGATACCTTGGTCGGATCAGAAATAAAAATTGTGATAGAGTGGCGTTGTTTTAACTTTCGAGATAAAAGCTTGCGTTTTGCCCATTTATAGGTAAGGGATTGGGGTGGGCCAAAAATTCTGAGAGCTTTAATCAAAGGATATGTATAATAGTCGCGTAGATTTTCTTCGTTGAGATATGTTTTTAGTTTTGCTCTCCATTCCTTTGGAGTGTGAGTTTGTATGAAATTTGTCCAATGAAAGAGATTTTCTAGATGTGATTTGCGACTTTTCATTACGATGGGTGAACATACGAATGCTGGCTTTATAGATAAGGCGAGAGCGGTGATTAAAAAATATTCGGAGGTGTGTGTGCGTAGTTCTTGAGATGCGCTAGTCGATAGGATCTTGAGTAGATTTTCTTTTTTTACTAGCGAGCCTGAGGCTGTGAAGGGTGTTTGAGAGAAAATATACGGGAATCGAGCAGGGTAGAAAGGTAGGAACGTGTAGTATTCAAAGTGATTTGAGTTGATGTTTTTTTTATCTAATGAGTTATTTGGGCAATATTGTGTTTCTTCATAGATTGCCGTGGAATTGGGGATGAACCAAGGGATTTCCGGATGTGCTTTTGCTAGGGATAGAAGAAGAGGGAGAGCATCAGGGAAGGGAGTTTCGTTGGCATCTAGGAAAAAGAGGTAGTCAGCACTTGTATTATAGATGGCATCTAGAAGGCGATCAACAACCAAGTCTTTAAGTGAGGGGAGAGTAATAATTTGCGTTTGAGTGGGTGAAAGGACTGTTTCTAGACGATTAAAAGATACTGTATTATTCGTTGAGGGATTATCGTGGTAAAAGAGGACAGTTGTGAAGGATGGGAAATTATTTTGCCTGGGGCAGAGCTGTGCGGGGAGGGTGGTGAGATGGGGCAGTTTGTGATGATAGTGAAGCTTGATTTTTCGATTTTTGAACTCATAGATGGATTGGGATAAGAGAGTAGTGAAATCTTTTTTTTCTGATAGGAGTTCAGTGAATGTTGTTTCGATTAGGGTCTGAATTAGGTGGGCTGGAATTCTGCTTGAGTGTAGGATACTTGCCGGGAGTTTTTCGGATAGAACTTTTCTGATGATGTCGATATAGAATGCTAGTTTGATTTTGAGCGAGGTTTTTTTGCCATTACGATTGATTGCAAAGAGGTAATAAAGCTGTGTTAGGAGTGAGATTAAGTCAGCGGAGAGTTCTTTTTTATAGGTGGGGATGTAGCTGAGCTTTTTTATGTGATCGAAGAGCTTGAGAACATATAGATTTTGTTTGTTTTTATTACTAGGCTGGCTCTGGGAAGCCTGCTGAGGGTGTTGTCGCCAAAAGGCTTGAGTAGAAGGTTCGTAATAGGCTTGGTAGTGAACGAAATAATCACGAGCGAATAGGCAATCTGCGAAGGAGAGGGCATCAGTAGGCCATAGGCCAAGCTGCTTGTGGATGGAGCGGCGGTAGAGGGCTGAGTTCATGGAGACCCAAGGTGGGTAGTATATGACGGCATAGAGATGGCAAGGGATCTGTGGGAGGATGCCTGTTTTTTGGTGGAGGCGTTGATAA encodes:
- a CDS encoding glycosyltransferase, whose product is MPKISCLIPAYNEAHRISDTILSAVSWADQIIVINKSSTDNTANVAQSCSEKVKIINRAYSPKGDDNFLEYIEYPENDWIFILTCSEIPTRKLIHSIVRLLNKNEKNIDLVYIPRRMYSLGINQYGSPWYVSYYPFLFHRRRVKVQNTIHDNIRPTDSSRTVRIPYSEDCCVYHFTHPCVQDYIHSTLTYALIEAKQTPDELVSKKIIHSFKNIQKAATSIAQIKGDWIPAFSAWTIYWLITVLCLWEKTRTDNVSSFYKASRKTLLENEWTNPTLSQSYYYSSLQLPVSPSKFKLWQRFLVAILTIPYFISKISFIFARPFYKKNLSSS
- a CDS encoding glycosyltransferase, producing MKAFSSNLSDPTIDQNTKTNPLYTVSALVSVYRSNRFIFDKLLDLTEQTLYRKGKLQIIVINTASPEKEHFTILKFLEHYPHFTYIYTHQRESVYSAWNRGIVLAQADLITNSNTDDRLRPDALEIMSQALLDDKGGAVLAYCRSYIHHIPNQKWSSRIRFNSIYQNHPNRKPHQHEIGPNPVWKRKLHDIHGLFDTRYRAAGDHAFFSQIAQKYPFLEIPEILGLWYRDKKRRNLGFLSDSELKSIPPQPLKSDPIEVQKEIDYWRTLNQEAEIYQSKAETMPEIPLKRKWLLW